A genomic stretch from Aedes albopictus strain Foshan chromosome 2, AalbF5, whole genome shotgun sequence includes:
- the LOC134286915 gene encoding uncharacterized protein LOC134286915 — MASADNGAPKEPVENEKQGSCAHCNRPDSYDNYVQCDRCHAWWHHLCAGVNDSVADRSFTCEACSPVSVSSRASSSSSRVAAMQIRLREMEEQFKKARQELENERQAFEKERKLLQQEKVNDRRDDQRTAEWVEAHGGYGTSAKGQTADREAAAATDPHRQGNVQDVTSLNPAAISSAMQAAINAAVQAAVQAAFQTANPTRIHQQPSGSEAPPRYTGAVPKSKPKDLSSTRIGNDEVGSLQKGKQDTPLPPEKPSGKSLKNQTLTSNYDQWIQEITKRFGNTNLGHPTAPEMPSVGTVPLQPGQPAKSIQISTSEWNKVTNDVPKLDATLGTGPNFNNLNLPTQANVYPVSVNALGSLGTPSYIPTPSQLAARQVMPRDLPSFNGDPADWPMFISSFVNTTLACGYTSAENLARLQRSLKGDAYEAVRSRLLLPDTVPQVLNTLQLLYGRPELLINALLQKVRSVPAPKAEKLETLIEFGMAVQSLCDHLEAAGQHTHLSNPTLLMELVEKLPAHTKMEWASFLQRCPEVNLQSFGVFMSSIVISATKVTGYAAGLKPSTSDKYKGKPKGFINAHDGNGEEKVQEDRVCCVCDESGHRVTECELFRSFSVDGRWKCVQSNGLCRNCLNAHGRRSCRYSRCCGVGGCEFRHHPLLHSDRSTRTSYDGTPKGTASNNTHRPAKQSTLFRIVPVTLYGPKTSVKTYAFLDDGSSFTLVEEELINELGIRGSSMPLCLTWTANMTRSESNSEVVHLSITGTGDKKRMEMIAHTVQNLGLASQNLNYGDLVKRFQHLKGLPITSYKNAVPRLLVGVDNLNLTVPLNMKEGGRYEPVAVKTRLGWCIYGGEDHSSSSNVVNVHTCSCVGDRELHNLVKEYFTVEDVGAKSEVALESTDDQRARMILQETTKRVDGRYQTGLLWKYDRIEFPDSFNMALKRLECLERRMNRDPKLKENIHRQLVEYQAKGYARAATQAELDRADPRRVWYLPLGAVVNPKKPGKVRLIWDAAASVEGISLNSLLLKGPDQLASLSAVLSRFRQFSIGVSADIKEMFHQIEICETDRHSQRFLWRTDPSRPPTIFLMNVATFGSSSSPASAQFVKNKNAEEFADRYPKAVQAIVDNHYVDDYLDSFENEEEALRVSQEVRMIHSRGGFQLRNWLTNGKQVLEGLGESSTDETKNLFLDKGSECERVLGMLWNTRDDVLCYSTELKEDIQQLMDSNVQPTKRQMLRCLMSFFDPLGLLSAVLVHGRILLQDVWRVGTQWDEPVGDDIWNRWMKWINAVKTIDQIRIPRCYFRQATMSSYEELQLHIFVDASELAYSAVAYFRIVTASTMPDCALVAAKAKVAPLKPLSVPRLELQAAVLGARLMRFVIDTHTITTTKRFLWSDSSTVLAWIHADHRRYKQFVACRIGEILTLTDADEWRWVPTKINPADAATKWGKGPCMQAESEWFKGPEFLRRPEKEWPSSKFISTTTATEEELRPCHVHREVVVPGLEIDYQRFSKWERVLRTVAYALRFTNNLKLKCSGVPIRQGILTKEELQEAQITLFRSVQWQVFPDEMAALAADRRSPIKPSSDLHSLCPYLDQQGLLRVDSRIKTANKVALSMKFPIILPPKHRLTLLLIDEYHRKYRHANFETVVNEVRQRFHVSRLRPTVKKVTQNCLRCRIDKAKPCIPRMAPLPPARLAAYVRPFSYVGLDFFGPFLVKFGRSNVKRWIALFTCLTIRAVHVEVVCSLTTNSCIECVRRFICRRGDPLEIYSDNGTNFRGAARLLNKQKKEISIINENLAGAFTSTTTKWLFIPPAAPHMGGAWERMVRSVKTAMFAAYDGNRKLTDEGLQTLVIEAESIVNSRPLTYLPLESAESEALTPNHFLLPLKNIECKDFAADTTSENHKQTAAAVEATWNATQQHLNTYWKRWIREYLPTLTKRTKWFGEQKAIEVGDLVLVIDGTTRNEWIRGRVKEVVAGSDQRIRQAIVQTARGLMRRPVSKLAVLEVRESG; from the coding sequence ATGGCCTCTGCGGACAATGGAGCACCGAAGGAACCGGTGGAAAATGAAAAACAGGGTAGTTGTGCCCATTGCAACAGACCTGACTCCTACGACAACTACGTTCAGTGTGACCGCTGTCATGCCTGGTGGCATCATTTGTGCGCTGGCGTAAATGACTCAGTAGCCGACCGGTCGTTCACGTGTGAAGCTTGTTCCCCCGTCAGTGTGTCATCTCGCGCATCCTCATCTAGCAGCAGGGTAGCAGCGATGCAAATTCGCCTGCGGGAAATGGAAGAACAGTTTAAAAAGGCTCGGCAGGAGCTCGAGAATGAACGACAAGCATTCGAAAAGGAGAGGAAATTACTACAACAAGAAAAGGTAAACGACCGCCGTGACGATCAACGGACCGCCGAATGGGTCGAGGCACACGGCGGATACGGGACTAGCGCCAAAGGTCAAACAGCCGACCGGGAAGCAGCTGCAGCTACCGACCCACATCGCCAGGGAAATGTACAGGACGTAACCTCCCTCAACCCGGCCGCTATTTCTTCCGCAATGCAAGCGGCAATCAACGCAGCGGTACAAGCGGCCGTGCAAGCGGCATTCCAAACGGCCAATCCTACTCGGATTCATCAGCAACCGTCTGGTTCCGAAGCGCCGCCTCGATATACGGGAGCGGTTCCTAAATCGAAGCCCAAAGATCTCTCTTCTACCAGGATTGGGAATGACGAAGTAGGTAGCCTACAAAAAGGTAAACAAGATACTCCTCTCCCCCCCGAAAAACCATCAGGTAAGTCGCTCAAAAATCAAACTCTCACCTCAAATTACGATCAGTGGATCCAAGAAATTACGAAAAGGTTCGGCAATACCAACCTAGGCCACCCTACGGCCCCTGAAATGCCTTCCGTTGGAACTGTCCCTTTGCAACCAGGGCAGCCGGCGAAATCCATTCAAATTTCTACTTCGGAATGGAACAAAGTTACCAATGATGTGCCAAAACTTGATGCCACTCTTGGCACTGGCCCAAATTTCAATAATTTGAACCTTCCAACTCAGGCAAACGTATACCCAGTCTCTGTCAATGCCTTGGGATCCTTGGGTACGCCGTCATACATTCCCACCCCCTCGCAGCTAGCCGCAAGGCAAGTGATGCCCCGCGATTTACCGTCGTTCAATGGTGATCCCGCGGATTGGCCCATGTTCATAAGTAGTTTTGTCAATACAACGCTCGCGTGTGGTTATACCAGTGCAGAAAATCTTGCTCGTTTGCAACGGAGTTTAAAAGGTGATGCGTATGAGGCTGTCAGGAGCCGCCTGTTGCTTCCGGATACTGTTCCCCAGGTGCTGAACACGTTGCAGTTACTGTATGGACGTCCGGAGCTGCTGATAAATGCGCTTCTTCAGAAGGTTCGATCGGTTCCAGCCCCGAAAGCAGAAAAACTCGAGACGCTAATAGAGTTCGGTATGGCAGTTCAAAGTCTTTGCGACCATCTGGAAGCGGCTGGTCAGCATACTCATCTCTCTAATCCAACGCTGCTGATGGAGTTAGTAGAGAAGCTCCCTGCCCACACGAAAATGGAGTGGGCATCCTTTCTGCAAAGATGCCCGGAGGTGAACCTGCAGAGCTTTGGTGTGTTCATGTCGTCGATCGTGATTTCAGCCACAAAAGTGACGGGTTATGCTGCCGGACTCAAACCGAGTACATCGGACAAGTACAAAGGGAAGCCAAAAGGATTCATCAACGCCCATGACGGAAACGGAGAAGAAAAGGTGCAAGAAGATAGAGTGTGTTGTGTATGTGACGAATCAGGGCATCGTGTGACAGAATGTGAATTATTCAGATCATTTTCCGTGGACGGCCGATGGAAGTGCGTGCAGTCCAACGGACTGTGCCGTAACTGTTTGAACGCTCATGGGAGGAGAAGCTGCCGCTACAGCAGATGTTGTGGAGTCGGAGGGTGTGAGTTTCGTCATCATCCTCTCCTGCACTCGGATCGAAGCACCAGGACGTCATATGATGGAACGCCCAAGGGAACCGCAAGCAACAACACTCATCGACCCGCGAAGCAATCTACGTTATTCCGCATTGTTCCTGTTACGCTCTACGGCCCGAAAACTTCAGTCAAGACCTACGCATTTCTCGATGACGGCTCGTCATTCACGCTTGTCGAGGAAGAGCTTATAAATGAACTAGGAATTAGGGGATCATCGATGCCTCTTTGTCTGACGTGGACCGCTAACATGACACGATCAGAATCCAACTCGGAGGTAGTACACCTATCGATAACTGGTACGGGTGACAAGAAACGGATGGAAATGATTGCCCATACAGTGCAGAATCTTGGTCTTGCTAGTCAGAACTTAAATTATGGCGATCTCGTCAAGAGGTTCCAGCACCTTAAAGGTCTGCCGATAACCAGTTACAAGAATGCTGTACCGCGGTTGTTAGTGGGCGTGGACAACTTAAATTTGACTGTGCCGCTGAACATGAAAGAAGGTGGAAGATACGAGCCGGTTGCGGTGAAGACCCGATTAGGATGGTGCATCTACGGAGGAGAAGACCACAGTTCATCGTCGAATGTGGTGAATGTGCACACTTGTTCTTGTGTAGGGGATCGAGAATTACATAATCTGGTGAAGGAATACTTTACCGTGGAAGACGTTGGGGCGAAATCAGAGGTGGCGTTGGAATCAACAGACGATCAAAGGGCCCGGATGATTCTCCAGGAAACCACAAAAAGGGTAGACGGGCGATACCAAACAGGGCTTCTGTGGAAGTACGACAGAATCGAGTTCCCTGATAGTTTTAATATGGCGTTGAAGAGACTCGAATGCCTCGAGAGGAGGATGAATCGTGACCCGAAACTGAAAGAAAACATCCACCGCCAACTAGTGGAGTATCAAGCTAAAGGTTACGCAAGGGCAGCAACTCAAGCTGAACTCGATCGTGCTGATCCCAGGCGGGTATGGTATCTGCCACTGGGAGCAGTAGTTAATCCCAAAAAACCGGGCAAAGTAAGGCTCATATGGGATGCTGCTGCCAGTGTTGAGGGGATATCACTGAATTCCCTTCTATTGAAAGGACCAGATCAGTTGGCGTCGTTGTCGGCGGTTCTGTCAAGATTTCGGCAGTTCTCGATTGGCGTTTCAGCCGATATAAAAGAAATGTTTCACCAGATTGAAATATGCGAAACAGATAGGCATTCCCAGCGATTTTTGTGGCGGACAGATCCCTCCAGGCCGCCTACAATCTTTCTTATGAACGTAGCAACCTTTGGGTCATCATCATCGCCAGCTTCAGCACAATTTGTAAAAAACAAGAATGCGGAAGAGTTTGCCGATCGTTATCCGAAGGCAGTCCAGGCAATCGTAGACAACCATTATGTAGACGACTACCTGGATAGTTTCGAGAATGAAGAGGAAGCGCTACGAGTGTCACAGGAAGTTAGGATGATCCACAGCCGAGGAGGATTCCAGTTAAGAAATTGGCTCACCAACGGAAAACAGGTTCTGGAAGGTCTGGGAGAAAGCAGCACAGAtgaaaccaaaaatttgttcctggacaAAGGATCGGAATGCGAACGCGTATTGGGAATGCTATGGAATACGAGAGATGATGTTCTGTGCTATTCTACTGAACTGAAAGAAGATATACAACAACTGATGGACAGCAACGTACAACCTACCAAAAGACAAATGTTGAGATGCCTCATGAGCTTTTTCGACCCACTGGGTCTACTCAGTGCGGTCTTAGTGCATGGCAGAATCCTCCTTCAGGATGTTTGGCGAGTTGGAACGCAGTGGGATGAGCCCGTTGGTGACGACATCTGGAATCGCTGGATGAAATGGATCAATGCGGTGAAAACAATCGACCAAATTAGAATACCTCGCTGTTACTTTCGGCAAGCTACCATGAGTAGCTATGAAGAACTACAACTCCACATATTTGTTGATGCAAGTGAGCTTGCCTACTCGGCAGTCGCTTACTTCCGAATAGTAACAGCAAGCACAATGCCGGATTGCGCCCTGGTTGCGGCCAAAGCCAAGGTTGCACCCCTGAAACCTCTATCAGTACCAAGACTAGAACTACAAGCAGCGGTATTGGGAGCAAGGCTGATGCGATTCGTTATCGACACGCACACGATAACTACTACGAAACGATTTCTATGGAGTGATTCTTCGACTGTTCTGGCTTGGATACATGCAGATCACCGGCGTTACAAGCAATTCGTAGCCTGCAGGATCGGAGAGATTCTTACGCTGACTGATGCAGATGAATGGAGGTGGGTGCCTACGAAGATTAATCCAGCAGATGCGGCTACAAAGTGGGGTAAAGGACCTTGCATGCAAGCAGAAAGTGAGTGGTTTAAAGGGCCGGAATTTCTACGAAGACCCGAGAAGGAATGGCCCAGTTCGAAGTTCATCTCTACGACTACTGCAACAGAAGAAGAACTCCGTCCGTGTCACGTTCATCGTGAGGTCGTTGTACCTGGATTAGAAATCGATTATCAACGATTCTCTAAGTGGGAGCGTGTGCTGCGGACTGTGGCTTATGCCCTGCGATTCACCAATAATCTTAAACTGAAGTGCAGCGGTGTACCAATACGTCAAGGAATACTCACCAAGGAGGAACTACAGGAAGCGCAAATCACACTTTTCCGATCGGTGCAGTGGCAAGTGTTTCCGGACGAAATGGCAGCATTGGCAGCTGATCGAAGATCCCCAATAAAACCATCAAGCGATCTTCACTCGTTATGTCCATACCTGGATCAGCAAGGGCTTCTACGAGTGGATAGTCGTATTAAAACAGCTAACAAGGTGGCACTATCTATGAAGTTCCCCATCATACTTCCACCAAAACATCGGCTGACACTACTACTAATCGACGAATACCATCGTAAATACCGTCACGCTAATTTTGAGACTGTTGTTAACGAAGTACGTCAACGCTTCCACGTATCGCGATTGCGCCCTACGGTTAAAAAGGTGACCCAAAATTGCCTGCGGTGCAGAATCGACAAAGCGAAGCCCTGTATTCCTCGGATGGCTCCTCTGCCGCCAGCAAGACTTGCTGCATATGTCCGCCCTTTCTCCTACGTAGGACTTGACTTTTTTGGtccatttttggtaaaatttggaCGAAGCAACGTCAAGAGATGGATCGCCTTATTCACCTGCCTTACGATACGGGCGGTTCATGTAGAAGTGGTGTGCAGCTTAACGACAAATTCCTGCATTGAATGTGTACGACGCTTCATATGCCGACGAGGAGATCCCCTGGAGATCTACTCGGATAATGGAACCAATTTCCGAGGGGCGGCTCGACTGCTGAATAAACAGAAGAAGGAGATCTCGATTATAAATGAGAACCTTGCTGGTGCATTTACAAGTACAACCACGAAATGGCTGTTCATCCCTCCCGCAGCACCTCATATGGGTGGCGCGTGGGAGCGCATGGTGCGCTCCGTAAAGACGGCTATGTTTGCTGCTTATGACGGCAATCGAAAACTGACGGACGAAGGATTGCAAACCCTGGTTATTGAGGCTGAGTCCATAGTGAATAGCCGCCCGTTGACGTATCTACCTCTGGAATCTGCGGAGAGTGAGGCTCTTACGCCTAACCATTTTCTTTTGCCGCTGAAGAACATCGAATGTAAGGACTTCGCTGCAGATACGACATCGGAAAACCATAAGCAAACCGCAGCAGCGGTTGAAGCAACATGGAACGCAACTCAACAGCATTTGAACACCTACTGGAAACGTTGGATCAGAGAGTACCTGCCGACGTTGACCAAACGAACCAAGTGGTTTGGTGAACAGAAAGCTATCGAGGTAGGAGATCTCGTCTTGGTAATCGACGGTACTACACGGAACGAATGGATCCGCGGGCGTGTCAAGGAAGTAGTTGCTGGGAGTGATCAACGGATTCGTCAGGCCATAGTACAAACTGCGAGGGGGTTGATGAGAAGGCCTGTGTCCAAATTGGCGGTCTTGGAGGTGAGAGAGAGTGGCTAA